A stretch of Exiguobacterium sp. BMC-KP DNA encodes these proteins:
- a CDS encoding MFS transporter, giving the protein MKNRQTYHFQALYFFIFFGQGALIPYLALYFSNDAFGLSASEIGTIVAIGPVLSIFLQPVWGIAADRLGKPKRLLLVAMLAAGVFTLSYLLTSAYLLLLLISCVWALFQCAHIPLVDTLAIEYTRKRKVDYGALRLFGSAGFALAVFVLGQITESGGLDLIFYATGAAWVLGFLVLIGIEETGSVHVSHQQQVPLKQLFSNRRFLLFLAGGSLIFGPIFANNYYFGSYVTIRGETTALVGTLFFVAVLCEIPFMRIASRLLLRFGAIPVLVFVSLLSAARTAMIALELPIVMLWILSAMQGMIVGLLIPVALDYVRSLVPETMVATAVSTYMATTTGLATALFNLMSGFVLEESTIYTVFWVYTSSSILGAILYGISGRIKE; this is encoded by the coding sequence GTGAAAAATCGTCAAACTTATCATTTCCAAGCGTTATATTTCTTTATTTTCTTTGGGCAAGGAGCACTCATTCCATATCTCGCGCTTTATTTCTCGAATGATGCTTTCGGGCTGTCAGCTTCAGAAATCGGTACGATCGTTGCGATTGGTCCCGTTCTATCGATTTTCTTGCAACCCGTTTGGGGAATTGCGGCAGATCGACTCGGGAAGCCGAAAAGACTCCTGCTCGTCGCGATGCTCGCAGCTGGAGTCTTCACATTAAGTTACTTACTGACATCTGCTTATTTATTATTACTATTGATTTCTTGTGTCTGGGCGCTGTTCCAGTGCGCGCATATTCCGCTCGTCGATACGTTAGCGATCGAGTATACGCGAAAGCGGAAAGTGGATTATGGTGCCTTGCGTCTGTTCGGATCGGCAGGTTTCGCTTTAGCCGTTTTCGTTCTTGGGCAAATCACCGAGAGTGGCGGACTCGATCTGATTTTTTACGCAACTGGTGCAGCATGGGTTCTTGGTTTCCTTGTGCTAATCGGCATTGAAGAGACAGGTAGTGTCCACGTTTCACATCAACAACAAGTACCGTTAAAACAATTATTTTCGAATCGACGTTTCCTGTTGTTCTTAGCAGGTGGAAGTTTGATTTTCGGACCGATTTTTGCCAATAACTATTACTTTGGTAGCTACGTGACGATACGTGGAGAGACGACGGCGCTTGTTGGGACCTTGTTCTTTGTCGCCGTTCTGTGCGAAATCCCGTTCATGCGCATTGCATCGCGTCTCTTGTTACGATTCGGAGCAATTCCAGTCCTTGTATTCGTCTCCTTGTTATCAGCTGCCCGGACGGCGATGATTGCGTTAGAACTTCCGATCGTCATGCTCTGGATATTATCAGCGATGCAAGGGATGATTGTCGGTCTGCTAATCCCTGTCGCTCTAGATTATGTTCGGTCACTCGTTCCAGAAACGATGGTCGCGACAGCCGTCAGTACATATATGGCAACGACGACGGGACTCGCGACAGCGTTGTTTAATCTGATGAGTGGTTTTGTACTCGAGGAAAGTACAATCTATACCGTCTTTTGGGTATATACAAGTAGTAGTATCCTCGGTGCTATTTTATATGGGATCAGTGGTCGTATTAAGGAGTGA
- the pepV gene encoding dipeptidase PepV produces the protein MVNWKEEVLARREGLLEDLKELLRIPSVLDESTIEEGAPFGQEVKRALDWMLATGERDGFKTKNVDGYAGHLEYGQGEELLGILCHLDVVPAGGDHWTYGPFNPTLVDGKLYARGAIDDKGPTMAAYYALKIVKELGLPLSKRIRLIAGGDEESEWRCVNHYFKHEEMPTLGFAPDADFPIINAEKGLYDGLLIQGKPAQASDTGYHLVRFEGGERPNMVPGHARALLRVVEVGTLEADFHAYLEEQGLTGTVKQETEGLVLDVNGVAAHAMEPDNGKNAALHLARFLNTLHLDYNGRRYIELVTHMFRDSRGVAIGVAASDETGDLTINGGVFRYAEEQGTASINIRYPYTADFTERLQIIKEAAAGYGFELQTRTHMTPHHVDPNHELIKTLSAVYERHTNQSADLIAIGGGTYARSLTAGVAFGPVFPGGPEVAHQVDEYVDFDELLLAVAIYAEAIYELAK, from the coding sequence ATGGTGAATTGGAAAGAAGAAGTACTCGCACGTCGTGAGGGCTTATTAGAAGATTTAAAAGAACTATTGCGGATTCCGAGTGTACTCGATGAATCAACGATTGAAGAGGGCGCACCGTTTGGTCAAGAAGTTAAACGGGCACTAGATTGGATGCTCGCAACAGGGGAACGCGATGGATTCAAGACGAAAAATGTCGATGGATACGCAGGGCATTTGGAGTATGGTCAAGGAGAAGAGTTACTTGGTATTCTCTGTCATTTAGACGTCGTACCAGCTGGTGGTGATCACTGGACATATGGTCCATTCAATCCGACGCTTGTTGACGGGAAATTATATGCTCGTGGCGCAATCGATGATAAAGGACCGACGATGGCAGCTTATTATGCCTTGAAAATCGTCAAAGAACTTGGGTTGCCACTCTCAAAACGCATTCGTCTGATTGCCGGAGGAGATGAAGAGAGTGAATGGCGTTGTGTCAATCATTACTTCAAACATGAAGAAATGCCAACGCTCGGATTTGCACCAGATGCGGATTTTCCGATCATCAATGCGGAAAAAGGACTCTATGACGGGTTGTTGATCCAAGGAAAACCAGCTCAGGCATCTGATACAGGGTATCATCTCGTCCGTTTTGAAGGTGGCGAACGTCCGAATATGGTACCTGGACATGCCCGAGCGCTTCTTCGTGTTGTTGAAGTAGGGACGCTTGAAGCGGATTTCCATGCCTATCTCGAAGAACAAGGTTTAACGGGAACAGTCAAGCAAGAAACAGAAGGTCTCGTGCTTGATGTCAATGGTGTCGCAGCGCATGCGATGGAGCCGGATAACGGTAAAAATGCGGCTTTACATTTAGCGCGTTTCCTCAATACGTTGCACTTAGACTACAATGGTCGTCGTTATATTGAACTCGTAACGCACATGTTCCGTGATTCTCGCGGCGTGGCGATTGGTGTCGCTGCTTCAGACGAAACAGGGGATTTGACGATCAATGGTGGTGTATTCCGCTATGCAGAAGAACAAGGAACGGCTTCAATCAACATCCGTTATCCTTATACGGCAGACTTTACGGAACGTTTGCAAATCATTAAGGAAGCAGCGGCGGGATATGGCTTCGAGTTGCAGACGCGAACGCACATGACACCGCACCATGTTGATCCGAACCATGAATTGATTAAGACGTTAAGTGCCGTCTATGAGCGCCATACGAATCAATCGGCGGATTTGATTGCGATTGGCGGCGGCACATATGCGCGTTCGTTGACGGCAGGAGTTGCTTTTGGTCCAGTCTTCCCAGGTGGTCCTGAAGTTGCGCATCAAGTCGATGAGTATGTTGATTTCGATGAACTATTGCTTGCTGTCGCAATCTACGCAGAAGCGATTTATGAGCTCGCAAAATAA
- a CDS encoding DeoR family transcriptional regulator, with the protein MKDSTDRMLTRIKSIYLYIQENGATTTAELVEEFGITSRTVQRDLNVLEYNNLIVSPRRGTWTSSKKQKQAG; encoded by the coding sequence ATGAAAGATTCTACAGACCGTATGTTGACCCGGATTAAATCGATTTATCTCTACATCCAAGAGAACGGAGCTACTACGACAGCAGAGTTGGTTGAAGAGTTTGGCATCACTTCAAGGACCGTCCAGCGGGATTTGAACGTGCTTGAATACAACAATCTCATTGTGAGCCCTCGACGCGGTACATGGACGTCGAGCAAGAAACAAAAGCAAGCGGGTTGA
- a CDS encoding SDR family oxidoreductase, with amino-acid sequence MNILIIGANGTTGRKMVELIAKQGDHQAIAVVREENQINDLIALGASEVRLGDLTKDVSGVVSNADVVIFAAGAGGASDELTRAVDKEGAIKVIDAAKANGIDRFLMLSSVGTEEPKGELKVYLESKAAADTHLQESGLNYTIVRPGPLSYDDPAGTIETKEHFDSYEDRKVSRDDVAALFVHLIDHPTQSRLFEVLSGPYPIAEALRNQ; translated from the coding sequence ATGAATATTTTAATCATTGGAGCAAACGGAACAACTGGACGAAAGATGGTCGAACTGATCGCTAAACAAGGCGATCACCAAGCAATCGCTGTCGTACGAGAAGAAAATCAAATCAACGATTTGATTGCACTCGGTGCATCAGAAGTCAGACTTGGGGATTTGACGAAGGATGTAAGTGGTGTTGTCAGTAACGCGGACGTTGTTATCTTTGCAGCGGGTGCCGGTGGTGCATCAGACGAATTGACGCGTGCCGTCGATAAAGAAGGTGCGATTAAAGTCATCGATGCTGCAAAAGCAAACGGGATTGATCGTTTCTTGATGCTCAGTTCGGTCGGCACAGAAGAACCAAAGGGTGAACTGAAAGTATATCTTGAATCAAAAGCAGCAGCTGATACGCACTTACAAGAAAGTGGACTTAACTATACGATCGTACGTCCCGGTCCACTCAGCTATGATGATCCAGCAGGTACAATCGAAACGAAAGAACATTTCGATTCATATGAGGATCGTAAAGTCTCTCGTGATGATGTGGCAGCGCTATTCGTACACTTGATTGATCATCCAACACAGTCACGTCTTTTCGAAGTACTCAGTGGCCCTTACCCAATTGCAGAAGCATTGCGTAATCAATAA
- a CDS encoding pseudouridine synthase produces MRLDKLLSNMGAGSRKEVKLLLKAGAIQVDGEIVRDPKQHVDVKTQDVLMYGEPVTYQKYIYLMMNKPPGVISATEDKRDETVIDLLFEDVTYFKPFPVGRLDKDTEGLLLLTNDGSFNHALMSPKKHVEKTYYAEVTGVLTQEDVEAIEEGVTLEDGYQAKPGKLVILSTTETDSTLELTITEGKFHQVKRMMLALGKEVTFLKRRSIGRLELDPSLALGDYRELTQEELSLFDWQPE; encoded by the coding sequence ATGCGTCTAGATAAATTATTATCCAACATGGGAGCAGGCTCCCGAAAAGAAGTAAAATTGCTGCTAAAAGCAGGAGCGATTCAAGTCGATGGTGAGATCGTTCGTGATCCAAAACAACATGTCGATGTTAAAACACAAGATGTTTTGATGTACGGCGAACCGGTCACGTATCAAAAATATATCTACTTGATGATGAATAAACCACCGGGTGTTATTAGTGCGACTGAGGATAAACGGGATGAAACGGTCATCGATTTGTTGTTTGAAGACGTGACCTATTTCAAACCGTTCCCGGTCGGACGACTCGATAAAGATACGGAAGGCTTGTTGTTGTTGACGAACGATGGATCGTTTAACCATGCTTTGATGTCACCGAAGAAGCACGTCGAAAAAACGTATTACGCGGAAGTGACGGGTGTGCTGACGCAAGAGGACGTCGAGGCGATTGAGGAAGGTGTCACCTTAGAAGACGGTTACCAAGCTAAACCAGGTAAACTGGTCATCTTATCAACGACGGAGACGGATTCAACACTTGAATTGACGATTACAGAAGGGAAGTTCCACCAAGTTAAGCGAATGATGCTGGCGCTCGGGAAAGAGGTCACATTCTTGAAGCGACGTTCGATTGGTCGGTTAGAACTCGATCCGTCACTTGCACTCGGTGATTACCGTGAATTGACGCAAGAAGAACTATCCTTGTTTGATTGGCAACCTGAATAA
- a CDS encoding putative polysaccharide biosynthesis protein: MSTVNNKQSTTSGNAGFVRGTMLLSGASLISRALGLIYLFPFQFMVGATGIMFYTYAYNYYTIMIGIATAGIPVAVSKFVAKYNALGEYDTSERLYRSGLKIMSLTGVVSFLALFFLAPYLAHRAIPGGDVDSAAYVDAVTMTIRGVSFALLLIPPMSMTRGYFQGYQSMGPTAISQILEQIVRIIFLLAGVSIAIYLFDSGVAFAATIATFSAFIGAIGSVAVLVYYFRKRASGLQELRATQTVRSQDRPLTDLYKELLAYAIPIVMVGISTPLYQVIDQNTMNAALQSIGYTLEAAGNATAYLIADSHKIVLIPVSVATGLSLSATPLLTASFTQGDMRKVRAQISQIYQLVFFVTIPAVVGMILLSEETFHVLFPKDQAAWVYLLSYAPSALFLALYSVTAAVLQGINRQYFTIVATLAGLLAKYLLNAPLIHLTGDGTGAGYATIIGYLVATGLMFFRITQTVKFPFSTVLRRTSLILILSALMGASVALIKWGLVSILPSSTWASLLILIVGAAVGIIIFAGLSIWSGLAEVVLGRKISLKRGRGHASR, from the coding sequence ATGTCCACAGTCAACAATAAACAGTCCACTACTTCTGGTAATGCAGGATTCGTTCGTGGAACGATGCTCCTGTCCGGTGCGTCACTGATTTCTCGCGCACTCGGTTTGATTTATCTTTTTCCGTTTCAATTTATGGTCGGTGCAACCGGCATTATGTTCTATACCTATGCCTATAACTACTACACGATCATGATTGGTATTGCGACAGCAGGGATTCCCGTTGCTGTCTCGAAATTTGTTGCCAAATATAATGCACTGGGTGAATACGATACGAGTGAACGATTATATCGGTCTGGTCTGAAAATCATGTCTTTGACCGGCGTCGTTTCCTTTCTCGCTTTATTCTTCCTTGCACCGTATTTAGCGCATCGGGCAATTCCTGGTGGAGACGTTGATTCAGCGGCGTACGTCGATGCCGTCACGATGACGATTCGCGGAGTCAGTTTTGCCTTACTCTTGATTCCGCCGATGAGTATGACGCGCGGATATTTCCAAGGGTATCAATCGATGGGACCGACAGCGATTTCGCAAATTTTGGAGCAAATCGTTCGAATCATCTTCCTGCTTGCGGGAGTCAGTATCGCGATTTATCTATTTGATTCAGGAGTAGCTTTTGCTGCGACGATCGCGACGTTTAGTGCATTCATTGGAGCAATTGGTAGTGTCGCAGTTCTTGTGTATTATTTCCGTAAACGTGCAAGCGGTTTGCAGGAACTTCGTGCTACGCAAACTGTCCGTTCACAGGATCGCCCGTTAACGGATCTTTATAAAGAACTGTTAGCTTATGCTATTCCAATCGTCATGGTGGGTATTTCAACACCACTTTATCAAGTCATCGACCAAAACACGATGAACGCCGCGTTACAGAGTATCGGCTATACCTTAGAAGCAGCCGGAAACGCGACTGCCTATCTGATTGCAGATAGTCACAAAATCGTGTTAATTCCAGTATCGGTCGCAACAGGGCTATCGTTATCTGCGACACCGCTATTGACAGCGTCCTTTACACAAGGAGATATGCGGAAAGTGCGTGCTCAAATTTCGCAGATTTATCAACTTGTCTTCTTCGTGACGATTCCAGCAGTCGTCGGTATGATTCTTCTGAGTGAAGAGACATTTCATGTTCTCTTCCCGAAAGATCAAGCAGCATGGGTCTATCTATTAAGTTATGCACCAAGTGCGTTGTTCCTCGCATTGTATTCCGTTACGGCAGCGGTCTTACAGGGAATCAACCGTCAATATTTCACAATCGTTGCAACGCTCGCTGGACTACTCGCGAAGTATCTCTTGAATGCTCCATTAATTCATTTGACAGGTGATGGAACAGGTGCTGGATATGCAACGATCATCGGCTATCTTGTCGCAACAGGTTTGATGTTCTTCCGGATTACACAAACGGTGAAGTTTCCGTTCAGTACGGTCTTGCGCCGGACATCGTTGATTTTGATCCTAAGCGCCTTGATGGGAGCGAGTGTCGCACTTATAAAATGGGGTCTTGTATCCATACTTCCGTCATCGACATGGGCATCCCTGTTGATTCTCATTGTGGGTGCTGCAGTCGGAATTATCATTTTTGCAGGGCTCTCAATCTGGAGTGGCTTAGCAGAAGTCGTATTAGGGCGTAAAATTTCATTGAAACGAGGACGAGGTCATGCGTCTAGATAA
- a CDS encoding NAD(P)/FAD-dependent oxidoreductase, producing the protein MYDVIVIGGGPSGLMATLASLQAGARTLLLDKGNKLGRKLAISGGGRCNVTNRKPLDELVQSIPGNGRFLYSAFSQFNNESIIELFEGFGVALKEEDNGRMFPVSDKAADVVRVLIDQIRAHGAEIQTDAQVATLDFHPDGSFAAVILENGMRLEAKSCIVAVGGQSVPHTGSTGDGYPWAEKAGHTITELFPTEVPILLGDTFIHEKTLQGLSLRDVALTVHGKKDKAIKTHTGDLLFTHFGLSGPIALRCSQYTIKERKRSKETIVHLSIDLFPDESLGALTERFQAALAANPKKTVRNALRGFVPERLLELLFAQIGFGDEVCTQVKKQDWTDFLQKLKRFPLKATGTLDFDKAFVTGGGVSIKEIDPKTMMSKKAERLFFAGEILDIHGYTGGYNITAAFVTGHCAGSHAAEMAHDAVS; encoded by the coding sequence ATGTACGATGTAATCGTAATCGGAGGCGGGCCGAGCGGCTTAATGGCGACGCTTGCCTCTTTACAGGCAGGAGCCCGAACACTCTTGCTCGATAAAGGGAATAAATTAGGGCGGAAGCTCGCAATTTCTGGTGGTGGACGGTGTAACGTCACAAATCGGAAACCACTCGATGAGCTTGTCCAGTCGATTCCAGGAAACGGACGTTTCCTTTATAGTGCTTTTTCGCAATTTAATAATGAATCGATCATCGAACTTTTCGAAGGGTTTGGTGTCGCACTTAAAGAAGAGGATAACGGTCGTATGTTCCCTGTCTCGGATAAGGCAGCAGACGTCGTCCGTGTATTGATTGATCAGATCCGAGCCCATGGCGCCGAGATTCAAACGGATGCACAAGTCGCAACACTCGACTTTCATCCGGACGGTTCGTTTGCGGCTGTCATCTTAGAAAACGGTATGCGTCTTGAAGCAAAAAGCTGTATCGTCGCAGTTGGTGGACAATCTGTTCCCCATACCGGCTCGACGGGTGACGGCTATCCATGGGCAGAAAAAGCAGGTCATACGATCACAGAACTTTTCCCGACAGAAGTACCCATCTTATTAGGCGATACATTCATTCACGAAAAAACATTACAAGGACTTTCTCTTAGAGACGTTGCTTTAACGGTTCATGGTAAAAAAGATAAGGCGATCAAGACGCATACAGGTGACCTTCTCTTTACGCACTTCGGTTTGAGCGGTCCGATTGCTTTACGGTGTAGCCAGTATACGATCAAGGAGCGGAAGCGGTCGAAGGAAACGATCGTCCATTTATCAATCGATCTCTTCCCAGATGAATCACTTGGTGCGCTAACGGAACGCTTTCAAGCAGCGCTTGCAGCAAATCCGAAGAAAACGGTTCGTAATGCACTCCGTGGATTTGTACCGGAACGTCTGCTTGAACTTCTTTTTGCTCAAATCGGATTTGGGGATGAAGTCTGTACACAAGTCAAGAAACAGGACTGGACGGACTTCCTACAAAAGTTAAAACGGTTCCCACTGAAAGCAACCGGAACACTTGATTTCGATAAAGCTTTCGTCACGGGTGGCGGTGTCTCGATTAAAGAGATTGATCCAAAAACGATGATGTCGAAAAAAGCGGAGCGATTGTTCTTCGCTGGCGAAATTCTTGATATCCACGGCTATACAGGTGGTTACAACATTACAGCTGCATTCGTGACCGGACATTGTGCCGGTAGTCACGCTGCAGAGATGGCACATGACGCCGTCTCTTAA
- the leuS gene encoding leucine--tRNA ligase: MPYNHREIEPKWQARWDQDNAFVTTEDPEKEGFYALDMFPYPSGAGLHVGHPEGYTATDILARMKRMQGYNVLHPMGWDAFGLPAEQYALDTGNDPREFTAQNIETFKRQLKELGFSYDWDREINTTDPKYYKWTQWIFTKLYEKGLAFVDEVAVNWCPALGTVLANEEVIDGLSERGNHPVVRVPMRQWVLKITEYADRLLDDLDDLDWPDSVKEMQRNWIGKSEGAEIDFTIDGHKKQVTVFTTRPDTIFGATYLVLAPEHPFVADITTADHQEAVDAYIAQVQTKSDLERTDLAKEKTGVFTGAFAVNPISGDRLPIWIADYVLASYGTGAIMAVPGHDERDHEFAKQFDLPIVEVVAGGNVDEAAYTGEGEHVNSHMLDGLGKQEAIETMIAELETNQVGRKKITYRLRDWLFSRQRYWGEPIPVVHMEDGSMKTLSQEELPLELPIIPEIKPSGTGESPLALAEDWLDYTDPETGMKGRRETNTMPQWGGSCWYYLRFIDPHNEEAIADPEKLKYWLPVDIYIGGAEHAVLHLLYARFWHKVLYDAGVVPTKEPFQKLYNQGMILGENNEKMSKSRGNVINPDEIVKSHGADTLRLYEMFMGPLDASVSWSENGLDGARRFLDRVWRLFERTADIQDVTEVDADFERTYHQTVKKVTEDFANIQFNTGISQLMVFVNEANKQPVLPRHFLRGFVQLLTPVAPHLGEELWEQLGFEETLTYAAWPTFDESKLVSDTMEFVIQVNGKVRSKIEINIDATKEEIEALAFADEKTQEWIGDKTVRKVIVVPKKLINIVAN; encoded by the coding sequence ATGCCGTACAATCATCGCGAAATCGAACCAAAATGGCAGGCGCGTTGGGATCAAGACAACGCCTTTGTCACGACAGAAGATCCAGAAAAAGAAGGGTTTTATGCCCTCGATATGTTCCCGTATCCGTCAGGTGCTGGACTCCACGTTGGTCACCCAGAAGGTTACACAGCAACGGATATCCTCGCACGAATGAAACGGATGCAAGGATATAACGTCCTTCACCCGATGGGATGGGATGCGTTCGGATTACCGGCAGAGCAATATGCCCTCGATACAGGGAACGACCCACGCGAATTCACAGCTCAAAACATTGAGACATTCAAACGTCAGCTAAAAGAACTTGGATTCTCATATGACTGGGATCGCGAAATCAACACGACAGATCCGAAATATTATAAATGGACACAATGGATCTTTACGAAATTATACGAAAAAGGACTTGCATTCGTCGACGAAGTCGCAGTCAACTGGTGCCCAGCACTTGGAACGGTTCTTGCGAACGAAGAAGTCATCGACGGATTATCCGAACGCGGAAATCATCCAGTCGTTCGTGTTCCGATGCGTCAGTGGGTCTTAAAAATCACGGAATATGCGGATCGTCTTCTTGATGATCTCGATGATCTCGATTGGCCGGACTCTGTTAAAGAGATGCAACGGAACTGGATCGGGAAATCAGAAGGTGCTGAAATTGATTTCACGATTGACGGACATAAAAAACAAGTCACGGTCTTTACGACGCGTCCGGATACAATCTTTGGTGCGACGTACCTCGTGCTTGCGCCAGAGCATCCATTCGTTGCTGACATCACGACAGCTGATCATCAGGAAGCAGTCGATGCGTACATCGCGCAAGTCCAAACGAAATCTGATCTTGAGCGGACAGATTTAGCGAAGGAAAAAACAGGCGTCTTCACAGGTGCTTTCGCTGTCAATCCGATTTCAGGCGATCGTCTTCCAATCTGGATTGCTGATTACGTCCTTGCATCTTACGGAACAGGTGCGATCATGGCTGTTCCAGGACATGATGAGCGTGACCACGAATTCGCGAAGCAGTTCGACTTACCAATCGTTGAAGTCGTCGCAGGTGGAAACGTTGATGAAGCGGCTTACACGGGAGAGGGCGAACACGTCAATTCACACATGCTCGATGGGCTCGGAAAACAAGAAGCAATCGAGACGATGATTGCTGAACTCGAAACGAACCAAGTCGGTCGTAAAAAAATCACGTATCGCCTCCGTGACTGGCTATTCAGTCGTCAACGGTATTGGGGTGAGCCGATTCCGGTCGTTCATATGGAAGATGGTTCAATGAAAACGCTCAGTCAAGAGGAATTACCGCTTGAACTTCCAATCATTCCGGAAATCAAACCGTCTGGTACTGGGGAATCACCACTTGCGCTTGCGGAAGATTGGTTGGATTATACGGATCCTGAAACAGGGATGAAAGGGCGTCGCGAGACGAATACGATGCCACAATGGGGCGGAAGCTGCTGGTACTACCTTCGTTTCATCGATCCACACAATGAAGAAGCGATTGCAGACCCAGAAAAATTAAAATACTGGCTCCCAGTTGACATTTATATCGGTGGGGCAGAACACGCTGTTCTCCACTTGTTGTATGCACGCTTCTGGCATAAAGTCTTGTATGATGCAGGTGTCGTGCCAACAAAAGAGCCATTCCAAAAATTATACAACCAAGGAATGATTCTTGGAGAAAATAACGAGAAAATGTCGAAATCACGCGGTAACGTCATCAATCCGGATGAAATCGTCAAGTCACATGGTGCCGATACATTGCGTCTTTACGAAATGTTCATGGGACCACTGGATGCATCGGTTTCTTGGTCTGAAAATGGTCTTGATGGGGCGCGTCGTTTCCTTGACCGCGTCTGGCGTTTGTTTGAACGGACAGCGGACATTCAAGACGTCACGGAAGTCGATGCTGACTTCGAACGGACATATCATCAGACTGTCAAGAAGGTCACGGAAGACTTCGCGAACATTCAGTTCAATACCGGAATTTCACAACTCATGGTCTTCGTCAATGAAGCTAACAAACAGCCAGTCCTTCCGCGTCACTTCCTTCGTGGATTCGTCCAATTGTTAACACCGGTCGCACCACACCTTGGTGAAGAACTGTGGGAACAGCTTGGATTTGAAGAGACATTGACGTATGCGGCATGGCCAACATTCGATGAATCGAAACTCGTCAGCGATACAATGGAATTCGTTATTCAAGTGAACGGAAAAGTTCGCTCGAAAATCGAAATCAACATCGATGCGACAAAAGAAGAAATCGAAGCACTTGCGTTTGCTGATGAAAAAACACAAGAATGGATCGGCGATAAGACAGTTCGTAAAGTCATCGTCGTACCGAAAAAATTGATCAATATCGTGGCAAACTAA
- a CDS encoding HAD family hydrolase, with the protein MKKRGLIFDMDGVILDSEIRYFEVHQQMFKTLSIPLDPVQYATFMGKTGDEMWEELVTEHQLKETASTLLEEEHRLFQIHAKPEECGLKEGVKRVIEQAVNLGYDIGIASSSSLQKIERVIRHYELPITHYVSGEEVVRSKPDPAIFRLAASRIGHPPENCLVIEDAANGMIGAKAAGMEVIALLDDRMPMQRLEQADHVAQSHAEIEEILRKR; encoded by the coding sequence ATGAAAAAACGCGGTCTGATTTTTGATATGGACGGTGTGATTTTAGATAGTGAAATTCGTTACTTCGAGGTCCATCAGCAGATGTTTAAAACGTTATCGATTCCACTCGACCCAGTTCAGTATGCGACGTTCATGGGAAAAACAGGTGATGAGATGTGGGAAGAACTCGTCACTGAACATCAGCTAAAAGAAACAGCCAGTACGTTACTTGAAGAAGAACATCGGTTATTTCAAATTCATGCAAAACCAGAAGAGTGTGGATTAAAAGAAGGGGTCAAACGAGTCATCGAACAAGCTGTGAATCTTGGTTACGATATCGGTATCGCCTCCTCAAGTTCGCTTCAAAAAATCGAACGTGTCATCCGTCATTATGAGCTTCCGATCACACACTATGTTAGCGGGGAAGAGGTCGTCCGTTCCAAACCCGATCCTGCAATTTTTCGACTCGCAGCATCACGAATTGGACATCCGCCTGAGAATTGTCTCGTCATTGAAGATGCTGCGAACGGAATGATCGGTGCGAAGGCAGCGGGAATGGAAGTCATTGCGCTCCTCGATGACCGGATGCCGATGCAACGCCTAGAACAAGCGGATCATGTAGCGCAATCGCATGCAGAAATCGAGGAAATTTTACGGAAGCGTTGA